The window CTGGAGTGCAAGTATGACCCATTTCTTATGCTGGCATACCTGGGATTTTTAAAGGGCACTCACCAGTGCATGTACTGAGACAAGCTAAACACTTCAAAGCTAAAAATCATCCATCTTCCATACGTTTTGCAGCACAAACCACAACAGCTGTTGGGTTTAAAGTAAAGCTGGAGTGGAGAAATACTGCTTTTTGACACTGTGAAAAGAATCTGTTTTTAAAGCTGCAGTGTATAACAActccatgcttttttttttttgccttttttccccccctcttagTTCTTGTATGTCTCTCTTTGATGTCTAATAAGGGCCACATGTCAGTTAACTTGAAACAAAAATACCTGCTATAAGAACTTAAGCAACATAaagttttttgattttgttgaCATTTTTTGAAGTGACCTGCATAGTTCACAACCATTAGTGTTTTACAGAGCCTGGGATGAGGTATAGGTAGCACAATTTCTGTAGGTTAATATATCAGCTATTGACTGTACTCAGCAATACCTCTTGTATTACCGCCTTAAACATCCAATGTAGCGGGAATGGCATGTTCATTGGGACTCTGGGATTACACTGTATTGCTTCTCAAAAGTGCCGTGGAATTATCCGCATCCCAGTCGGGCTGAAAGCAGCTTAATGTATCTGAGGCACACCATTCCCAGTAGAACAGCACTCTTAGGACACTGAAGTGTAGCATAGACTAATTATCAAATGGCTGATCCTCGGCAGAGAACTGCTGTTTGTGTTTGGAATAACTGTTTCTTCCAatgcagctcttttccacaggGTTTGCCACGAGGCTGAGATTATGCTTCCTACCTAAACGTAGCACTGTCGGTGTGTTTGAATGAGGGGTGGGGGTGAAAGGCTGCTATTGTGTGGTTAAAAATGCTAAACAGGTATGACCAAAGGTGTGTTGGAGCAAAAAGCGTATCTTGTATGTCATTATCAGAAGCTGGTCTTGCTCTTCAGTTCTGTGTGTGTAGAAGCCAGGATTTCCTTACACAGACAGTTCACTGATGGACGATAAAACGTGTTGATGTTGCAGAAAGTTTTCAGAAATCCACATACTTTGAAGTAGAAAAGGAAGGTGATTCTGTGAATCGGTTTTTGCAATTGAGTTCTTGAACTACTGTACTTGACTGTTACATGAACTCTTACATGGACAGCTATGAAGTAAGCAATGGAAATGGCATCAGGGCATTCATCTTTCAAGTTGTAGCAAATATATTCAGGCCTAAAGTCTAACTATatgaaactttttaaaattattgttcaGGTTCCTGGGGCAGAAAATAGGTTTGCATGGGAAGAactgtttttcctcttaaaGCCACCTGCTTTCAGAATTGTTTTGAGCTAAATTTGACCGTGACAGTTGCATCTGACACTTGCATTCTGCCTTCAGGCAGAATCTTCTGTATTGTTCAAACATTTGGATAATCTTATTCACTGTATGGAAAAAGTTACAGCACTAATGTCAAAATGAAGATAGACATGGAGAACAGGAGCTTGCAGAGCCAGGTCAATGTCCTGGAAGGTACTAGTGAACAATCCAACCCAGTACGAATATGGAcgtgaaaaagaaaatggtctTCTGCCagagaaaggaataaaactgTACAAATGCTAGAAAGTGGCAGCAAAATGGACAGTATTGAAAGTTTTGTCTATCTGGGAAGTATTGGTTTTTTGTGGATTTATGAAGCTGTTATATTACTGTAAGGAAAATACAGCTTGTTGAAGTAGCTGTGGGTGATCTGAAGCTGATATGAAGAAACAAGGGGTTTCctaagaaacaacaaaaaatttttTGGGCAAGATATGTAGGTTTTTAATCCACCTGTGCTGTGGCAATTTGAATGTCTGAGAAGGCCAAGACTGCTGGTGGTTCAGTTAAAGGCTGCTGTGGTCAtttggaaaaagcagaagtgcAGAAGACGTTGGTCAATGAAAATGGACACATCTGTTGGATGAAAAGTGACTTCTACTAAGGTCTGTGCTTTCAGCCTGGCAAAAGGGTGCAGACCAAAAGATTTATGCAGTAGATGGCTGCATGACTCCAGAAACACTGGAGATCTAAGGGCACTGGTGGTAGAGTTCATCTAAGATTTGCCCCTATATGGAAAGACAAGTGAAAAGTATAGAAGAGGtactagaaaagaaaaatgtggctAATGCTTCTTCTCTGAATTACAGATTCAAATGGAGTGAGAATTACTATAAATGGAATACGCAGAGGCAGCTCGGTTATAGAAGATGAACTTAATTGTCCATGTATGTAAAATGTTGTCTTCATTGCAATGTCCCGAGTAGTGAAAGACTAGATCCATTGGTTGTTGCTACTGATGCTGCATATTCAGATGAGGACTATGGCAGTTATCATAATCTGTGTGTTACTGTGTAGAATACTATTTGCTGGTAAGTGGATAGTCTCACAAGTTAATGTGCTGTACAGCTTCCTGCAtatcctaaaaataactgaagtctattacaaaaatattttaataactcCTCAATatattaggattttttttatgttggcattttatttatttattttatatagaaGAAGGAATTTTTAGAACTCTTAGGTTTGCCAGAGGTTTGGGCTCACCACTTCTCTGAGTGGTTGTAGCTTGTGTAGCACGTGTTCCTGCAGCACCCgctgcagctgcacagcctcCTGCATAGATCAGGGACGAGTGTttccttaatttatttttcttttagaacaCAGGTTTTGCAAGTTAGTTACTGATAAAATTGAGGTGTCagtctttttctcctctggCTTTTTGGCAAAACTTAGCTGCCGCTGAACTGTTgttgaaataactgaaaaattaattttgtgggGCTGATTTTGGTTCTGGAGTCGTTGGGAGGAGTAAAAGTGAGGAGGGAGAATCAAAATGTGATACAAACCGAAACTGTTGAGAGAATTCTAAAGTCACGCTAAATGTcgatttttaaaaagaggggGAAACAGTGGTGCCTCCTGACTTGGCAAGGGGTGAGAAGGCAGGACGGAAGGACGTTTTTCCTTTGAGATTGTATAATCGATGGACTGAGCATTAGCTACCTCTTCAGTGACTGGGCAAAAGTCTTACACTACGTGTGATAACCAAAGCAGGCGGGTCGGCGGCTGCCGGGCGGTGTCCCgtggccggggagcagccagcagCTCGTCCGGGCGGCGGTTCTCCGTTCTCCCGGCACGTCCCGGCTGGTGGCGAGGAGGAgccccggccgccgcccccgggATGCCTTACGGGGGCCGACGCGTCGCTACCTCTCCCGGCCGCGGGGCGAGGCGCGCCCCGGTGCCGGTGCGGTGTCccccggcggcagccgctgtaGCAGTGCCAAGTCTTCTAATAAACGTGCTGCTAACTCTGTGTGCCGCCGCCTCTCCTTTCCAGCGCGGGCACGGcgcgccgggggcgggcgggcggaagGGGCGGGCGGGGAAGCGGTTCCGGGGCGCTGCGGCACCGGCGGGGATCGCGCGGGGTGCGGGGACCGGCCGGTGagcggggcgcggcgggcgggccgggAGCCCCGGACAGCGGGCCCTGAGCCCCGGACAGCGGGTCCTCAGCCCCGGACAGCGGGCGCGGGTGGGCAGGGCCCGGGGAGACGctccggcggcggccgcgggtCCCGCCATGGCGGCGGACTCGGAGGTGCTGCACTTCCAGTTCGAGCAGCAGGGCGATGCCGTGCTGCAGAAGATGAACCTCCTGCGGCAGCAGAACCTCTTCTGCGACGTGTCCATCTACATCAACGACACGGAGTTCCAGGGGCACAAGGTGATCTTCGCAGCTTGCTCCACCTTCATGCGGGACCAGTTCCTGCTCAACCAGTCCCGGCAGGTGCGGATCACCATCCTGCAGAGCGCAGAGGTGGgcaggaagctgctgctgtcctgctACACGGGCGCGCTGGAAGTCAAGAAGAAGGAGCTGCTGAAGTACCTGACGGCCGCGAGTTACCTGCAGATGGTTCACATCGTGGAGAAGTGCACCGAGGCTTTGTCCAAGTACTTGGAGATCGATGCTTCCATGgagagctgtgcccaggctgcagagGGGTGCCACTCCTCAGATGCTGAACTGAGGAATGGGGATGAGGCTTTAGATAAAGACTGTGAAATAATTGAGATCTCTGAAGACAGCCCAGAGAATGAAGAATACCCGGtgaagcaggaggagggggatggCCCACGGCCCATGGCACAGAGCTTGGTGTCAGAAAGGAAGGACACAAAATCCCCAGAAATATCAACAGTAGAAATCGGGTATAAGGATGATGAAATCTGTATCTTCAGAATGGATTCTGTGAGTGTAGCGAATGTAGAAAATGATCGTTTTCCTCAGCCTTGCACTTCCTCTAAAACAAATTTGTATTTCCCAGAAACCCAGCACTCTTTGATAAACTCTACAGTTGaaagcagaaatacagaaatgtcAGGAAATCACTTCCAGGCTTTTGTCAGTGACAACCCAGAAGGAACTTCTAGCGGGGTAAATGGGTTCCAGAGCCTGGAGGATTCTGGCAGCTCGTGGCGGCACCAGTGTCCCAAGTGTCCGAGGGGGTTCCTGCACCTCGAGAACTATCTCAGACATCTCAAAATGCACAAACTTTTCCTGTGTTTGCAGTGCGGCAAAACGTTTACGCAGAAGAAGAATCTCAACAGACACATCCGGGGGCACATGGGGATCCGGCCCTTCCAGTGCATGGTGTGCCTGAAGACTTTCACTGCCAAGAGCACACTCCAGGACCACCTCAACATCCACAGCGGGGACAGGCCCTACAAGTGCCACTGCTGCGACATGGACTTCAAACACAAATCTGCTCTCAAAAAGCATTTGACTTCTGTTcatgggaggagcagcagcgaAAAACCAAACCTGAACAATATTACAAAGGTTAAAATAGACTATGATTGACAGCTGGGTGGCTGTGGAGTCAGGctccacagaaagctcctggctaGTGAAATTCTAGATGCAATTCCAGCTCCAGATCCCCATGTAATAGAGAGAAGCACAAACGGGTGACTGGTGATCCAAGACAGGCCTTGGGGTAGCAAACTTGGCTGTTCACTTAAGGTTGCTGTTGctgtcagtgaaaaaaaaaaaggtgtttcctAATTGAAAGTAAACTGCAAATGATGGGAAATTATTTCATGCTTCTCTTCTATTATTCTGATCCCCCCCCAATGATGTTTTACATTCCTGGTTTCAAGGGCAGGCACCACTGACTGTCAAACTATTACTGATACTGCAATAAGCTGAAGCCTGAGCCATGGTGTTGGTGACAACAGCTGAGGGAAGGGGATGTTTGTGTTTATTCAGTCCCATCCAGTTCATGGATCATTTATGGTGAAATCATCTCCTTCCTTGCCCAAACTTTGCTAGATCTTTCAACAGAAAGAAGGTGTGTTTTCATGCCCAAGTCTGTGATGTTTAAGAAAGGATACACAACAAAAACTTCCTTACAAGGAAGCTTTCAAATCACCTCTTGCAAATAGAGAATTGGTAAAAGAGAAGTAAACAAACAGTATTGCCTTGCAGTTCATTTGTAACTGGATAGTCCCGTGAGAAGGACTTGCTTTTAGTTTaagttttgaatttttataaACTTTCTTATAATagtgctttttttctgtcataCCAGTGTTTTGCACCTGTATTTGAGTAATTTCAATTAAGTTTAGTCCTGTTTACTGAGTTGTAACATTTGCCCTCATTTTTTACAGGTGTTAGATACATACACTCATGTGAAATTCAGCAGTGTGCTGTTGCGTAACCACAGTTTTaacattaattttgaaaattagcAACAGCTTAGACATAGGGGTCTCATACTCTGATTCTGTGACACGGTAACACAGTAAAGATGTGTGTTTGCATAGGTGTGTTTGTGCTTTGTCAAAGCTCATTTTGGTTTCATTATGATCATTGAGAGCCCTGTGATGCAGAGTCTGTATCCTGAATGTGTCTTTGACTGGTACATGTTTCTTCCACTTAATGTGATATAAATAAAGAGTTAATTCAATTGTTAATATGAGATAATGGTACTTACAATTAGCAAAAAGCAGTAGTTCTTACTCCTGTCTGTATCACACTTTCCTTCAAGTTTCAGAAGTGCTGTTACAAGTTCTTGCTCTGAGTCCAGACATATGGCCTGAGTACTCCAGAATCTGGCTGGTTCTAAAATCCAAGATAATAGTTTTTAATGTCAGTTCACAGGTTTCACTTTCCTCCTCTGTGTCTGTGAGTGCACCAGCCACTGTTTGGGGTTTTACTGATCAGCTGCATGAGGGACTGGGTGTGTCCAATGTCTGCCATGCACTCTTCTGTTACTGCCTGTTACAGGCATGGTCAGGTGTTCGTGTGGGTATTTCCCTCGTGGGCACTTCCCTGTGTGCCAAAGGGGAAGCAGATGCTGATCTTTTGAGGTGCATCTTCTGTGGGAGCAGATTGCGAGTTATTTTGGTCGTGCATGTAACCATGAGAGGGAGTTGTGTTGTGTGACAGGCCACCAGCATGTTCTGTTCAGTGGCTGCAGTGTCTCAGTGACCTTTGTGAACAAACCCTGGTCTTGTGCACACATTCACATTCAAGGTGTTTCCTCTCCCCTGTCTGTACATGTAATGTGTCCTGTCATAACACAATAAATGAAATGCAAACAAGGCATTGCTTCAGAAATACATCTCCTTTCTTCTGAACCAAGTTAACAATTCTGTGCATACCTTAACACTTAGTCTTTTGGCTTTGCTATGGTGAGTAAACAAGATGTGAACAGAACACGGTGTTCCAGTGAGAGTCATTTAGTAACACGTTTCTCTGCCCTTCAGAGGGGTCTGTGTGACCCACTTGTGCCATGAACTCTTCCCCCTCTGGAATGGCAGCTCTGCACTGTCGCTTTGGTTAAGAAAGTGTTGATCTCTCAGTGCCCAAAGGAGGAAGGTGCATTCACGTTGCTTCGGGGGGTGCTGGGATGGAGCCAGAGCCCCGGTGCTCCCCACACGGCCCTGGGCCCGCCGGCCGGAGCGGCCCCGGCCTCCGCCTCCTCGGCGAGGACAAACAACGTGCGCCAGAGCCCGCCTGCACTCCTCTCATCCTCCTGAGCGCCAGCGATAGCAAagttattaattaaaaattaaataggaCAACAAATAACCGGCGCTAGCGGCCGCGGAGCGGCTGAGGCGACGCTGACGGAGGCGCGCCGCTAGGCGGCGCTggcggcgccgggcggcgcTCTTGCCACGCCCTCTCTATGTCCGCCGCTTCCCCCCTGGCGGCGGGGCCCTTCCGCTACGGGGCGCGTCTGCGCCGCCGTCTCTGTGGTAACTCCCCGTTCCTCCCTGGCCGGGCGCGGTCACGTGCGCGCGCGGGCTCTCGCGAGAGCGGCGCGCGGGGCGTGGCGGCGCGGCGCTGTCAGCGCGATGAGGCGGCGCCGCCGGGGCTCGCGCCGCTGCCTCCGCCGGGCCGCGCGCGCGCCCCATGGCGCCTgaggcggccccgcccggccccgacCCCGACCCCgcgcccgccggccccgcgcccgccccgccgaaCAGGTACGGACGGCACGGcagcggccgggccgggctgggctgggctgggttgggctgggcggcggcggccgccgcgggggACGCGCTGACCCGCCGgggccccgcccgcgcccccccttccctcccgcCGCGCTCCCGGTGCTTCCTCCGCCTCCTCCCGGCGCTGCGGgagcgcggccgggccgggcccgcccgCCGCGGAGCGCGGGGGTgtcggcgggcggcggggcccggcaggccgcggggccggcccggggacACCGGCAGCCATTTGGTGGCGGCCCCGAAATGACGGCGGGGGCCCGGCCCGGTGCGGGAGCGGGGCCTGGATCGGGGCCGGGCGCTGCTGGCAGCGGCCTGCGGGGGCACCGGGGCTGCGGGAGCACTCACGGCACCGACGGGCAGGGGGGCAGCTCCCGGtgcctccccccagcccctcggggCCGCAGCCCCGGCGGCCCGCGCTGAGCCGTCCGTGGCACGGGGAGAGCCGAGCGGTGCCGGCTGTGTTCCGAGGTGCAGTACCCCCGGAGCTGAGCTTTGCGGTAATGGTGGAAGGCAGTCGTAGGGGAGGACAGGCCCGAGGGCTGCAGGCACCGAGTCGCGTttcaagtgttttaaaaaaaacaaacaactgagCAGGAGAAGCGTGTGTAGGTTGTGCTGATGCTCGAGGTGTCCAGTTCAGTGCAGAAGTCAGCACAAAGCACAGCAAGGGCAGAGTGTGGTGGGAGAGTGATGAGTGCTCAGTTCAGGGTTCAGAGGGGAATGCCGTGGAGCTGGaatgagagaaaataatgaCAAAGTTTAGGCAGGCAACCAGGATGATTTCTGATCCAGGCCTGGTTCACTTCGGTGCAAACTTTGCATGTTGTTTGGGTTTAATTGTAATTCCTGTAGCTTTCCCCAAGAAAAGGTTTCTTATTAACTCGTGTTCCTGTCTTGTGCGAGGTTGTGGCCATTTCtctcaaaaatattaaattccAGCAGATTTTAGTGTCAGTGCTTGAGATATCCCAAAGTGAACTCCTGGTCTCAGGTGTTGATCTCATTTATTTAAGGCTTTGTTGATTTACAGTAGATAAGATACTTAAAATATTCAGAGGGTAAGAGTAGCATTTGTTAGGAGTGTAATATATTTCATTTGGTAATATTTTGTAAACCTTTAATGGGATAATTGGAAGGGGTCTCCTTGCTGGCTGGACAACcataaggaaaggaaaaaaattacatccaTGGGCATATTAAGCCATTCTGTACAACCTTTAAAGAGGCTTCCCAGCTCCTATGGAGCCCTGTGTTTTCTTGTCTACATCTCAGAATGGAATTAGCATTTCATTACAATTATTGGGAAAATGTTAGAATACAGAATTTCTCTCTTGTAAGATATATAGTTTAAGGATGGAGGTcgtgtttttaaaaaaacaaaaagcttgGGGAACTGAACCATACATGGGAGTCCttattctgtgaaaatattaaCTGGAGAGTCAGGAATTCTGCAGCATGTCTCTTCGTGAAGTAACTGTGTCAAAATAGATCTGCTTAGAAATAAATTCCCTTTCTCTGCATTCAGAGGGAGTTCAGCTGATTTTGGTGGCaaagaaaatttttcatttatttgccCTTCAGTTAGTCCTGAAAAGTCAATACTGTTACAGGAGCTGAATTGGTGTCGGGCTGGTGGCAAGGACAGACTCCCCTTTCAGTGACACCTTTCAGTGGCATTACAGAAGTATTTAGGAAACTTTTCAAGTCTGTTAACAGGATTTCTGGTGgcttgagcagggaggagcaggtGTGAAGTGCTGAGGATGCACTGACTTTGGGGTTGGTTTGGAGGGAGTTACCTCTGAACTGAGTGAACTTTGGCAGTCACTGAGCAGCCACGAGCTTAAATTTATATTAGTCAACTGTACCCCTGTTCACAGGAATTATTCTTCAGCCACGTATTTTAAGGAGTCAGAGGGCATCTAAGCTCGGATTTTTAACGCAGATAGCAAGTGAAGCATCCCATAGGCATTTTGGCAAAACGTGGTCTGGATACACGTATATATTCAGATGTATATTTAGGACACAAGCAACAGGATTGAAGCTCTGTCAGGGAAgttcaggttggatctcaggaaaaggttcttcccccagagggtggttgggcactgaccaggctccccagggcagtgggcacagccccaaggctgccagagctcaaggggCATCTGGATGATGCTCTTGGTCATGTGGTTCAGTGTCAAGTACTCCTGAGAGAAGCAGAGTTAGACCTGATGATCCTTAtgtgtcccttccagctcgAGATACTCTATAATTGTAGTATGTCCCCAAAATTTCTCTTGGTAACTTTCCTGAGATTTGAATTGGGCTGTGGATACTCCCAGTAGCATTAATGTGCAGTGAAAACATCACGTTGAAATACTGTATTTAATGGTCATTAAAGATGTTATATATAGAATTTGCACTTGATACAAAGAGATTTACATGTGACAGATATTATGGAGTGTGGAAATAAGCAAGTCTGCTCTTTAAAGAggatttattttgatttcaggCCATCATAGCTGAACGATGCAGAGCTGTTACGGGGATGGCCCTTTCTTAAGCCTTTAATGAAGCTACTTTTTAgacattaataaaatattctagCCCTTCCAGCCAATACTTTCACACTGATAATTTGATTACATGGACATTTAAGTTTTTGATCCAGTCAGAATGCTTTCAGAAATACAAAACTTAGGAAAACTTGAAAAGGCTGCCTCTTTGCAGTGCAAACAGACCATTAATCTGCATAAATGAAAAACTCTAATGGAGatcactttaaaaaagaaaaggaaatgccGTGATCTCTAGCATTAAGAGCAAGCCAATATCAAGGACTCTTTAATAAATTCAGTGATTAAAAATCAATTGAATTCTAAGATTTAGGCTTAAATCCACAGTGAGATTGCAATTGAACCTTGGTTGTGAAAATGCCATATAATTTCACAAGTTTTCTGAGATCTTCCTTCATCTGTGAGAAGACTTCCCTTTGCTCAGCACTGACAGAGTTATTCCATGTCTCATTTGTATCCAAGCTCTGCTTGTTCCTGTTCCCTTTGCCCGTGGCCCACAGGggcccagagcagagcagagctgtgggaaggcagctgagcctccagcccttcctctgaCAGGGGATGGAACTTGCCTGTCTCGCATTTTGGCAAATGCCCTGACTGAGCAGTGTGGGAGAGGAACAGACTGACAGAACACCCTGATCACCTAGGCTTGGTATCTTCAGGAAATCAGAATTAAACTCTGTTTATCATGTCCAAAGGGGGGTTGAGTAAGCACAGTGACTTAGATTAGTTGTAGAGAATGTCTTGGGGTTAAGTGGCTGAAAGTTACTGTAAAATAATCTTACAACTTCCATCATCTGTAAGTGGTACAGTTGTTTGAGGAAGGTTTTGAGGTTTCACCTATCTTCCCTTCCACCCCACCTTCCAATTTCATCACATATTCTGTTCTAAAATGAGAAAATCATGGTTACTCTGCTCCATTGCAGTCATTACTGCAATGGGAAAATACTACTGCattagaaacacagaattactCGGCTGTACTGGTTTTTACCATTACATAATGTCTGAACTTAGGCTTGTCCATTTCTCTGTCATCTGAAGCATTGCTTCTGATAGTAATACTGTAAAACTTACTGTAACTTCACTGTGTAATGATCTTTGAAGTAGCAACTGCCATGTCTTTTCAGGCTGTTTGCCTTGCGTGTTTGACCAGATTCTGTATCAGCCATttctttggcattttttttgCAGGGTGCTTCTACTTTGACAGGGAAGAGAAGCCCTGTGTATGTGTAGAGATAGAGAGCACTTCTGCCAGAGCGAACAGACCAAGGTTAATTGTTTTAACAGAGTGTACTGcctgttaaaaacaaaatccacGGGGTTTCTAGTTTACCTTCTTCTTGCTCTCCTTGTGTTTGCTCAGTTTAGAGGGCTGGAGCAATTTGTTCTTCAAGAGGACATCCCTGAAATACATTGTTTCTGACAAGGAGCAAGAGTCTATTAAACATTTGGCTTATGCTTTTTGCAGAAGTTGACATAGTAATTAGGAGATGTGAGATTGTTTTCCTAACACGCTGGGGTGCAAGAatggcaggagagctggcagctCAACAGAATATGGAGATTCCTCCCTCTATGGCTGCTTTCTGAAGTTTGGGGAGTCAAGAGCTTTTCCCAGCTGTTTGCTGatttaattagatttttttcctgtcaagaAATCTGAAGGTCAACACATACTTAGTAGAATCTGTCATTTGGGATGATTAAACACCCAGAGATAGGTCTTTAAAACCTGGTGGTGCACGCTTGGAGAATCTGTTGTGTTCATTTCTATGCTGGTCAGGAAAACAAGTGTATTTTAAATGCTTGTAAACAGAGAGGTGCTGAGTCTCTGAAGTACCTGTGGAAACAGAGCGTGGGTACTgtaggagagagagagatcccTGCATTTGAGATAATTAATGAGCAGTGTAGACATAGAGCCTGTTTATTAGCAGCTCGTTAGTGACATACTAGCAGTTGagctctccctgtgccagcctcTTCCTAAACTTTTCCCCATGAGTCATGACAGTCACACACTTCCCAGAGTGCTCTGGTTTGTGCTGTTACCTGTGTCCTGCAGTCAGATGGGCGAAGAAACAGCAATATCAGTCCTAGGTCAGCAGCAGTGTTGGTGTCTTAATGTTTCTGGTAACGCTGCACAGAGCTTTGAGGAAAGTGTTTTTGCAGTTCAGTGCCTCTCTAGTCTTGCTGTTTTGATGGGGAAGCAGATGTGCTAAAGGAAATGGTGGGATTCTTTATAGAGGAATCAAAAAATCTCTCTAGGCATGTTGGCTCActctttggttttgcttttacttgttttgcttttgaatttcCTTGGTTAAAAGACATGTAGCAATAGCATGCTAAAGATGACTGTGTTTGTTCATCCCTGCGAGAGCTTTGGTTGTGCTTTCCTAGGAGCTGGATGAAAATCTGATTTGTCCAATACATGTGAATATTCTGGCTTGTGTTGAAAGTTTAACCTCAGCAGTTTGGTTTTGAAGGGACAGGTTCAACTTTCAGTTTGGTGTGTTTTACACTTACTATGGGAATTCATCTGGGGGGAAAATCGCTGCATTATATTGCAAAGCTCGCTGAGA is drawn from Pseudopipra pipra isolate bDixPip1 chromosome 20, bDixPip1.hap1, whole genome shotgun sequence and contains these coding sequences:
- the ZBTB6 gene encoding zinc finger and BTB domain-containing protein 6 is translated as MAADSEVLHFQFEQQGDAVLQKMNLLRQQNLFCDVSIYINDTEFQGHKVIFAACSTFMRDQFLLNQSRQVRITILQSAEVGRKLLLSCYTGALEVKKKELLKYLTAASYLQMVHIVEKCTEALSKYLEIDASMESCAQAAEGCHSSDAELRNGDEALDKDCEIIEISEDSPENEEYPVKQEEGDGPRPMAQSLVSERKDTKSPEISTVEIGYKDDEICIFRMDSVSVANVENDRFPQPCTSSKTNLYFPETQHSLINSTVESRNTEMSGNHFQAFVSDNPEGTSSGVNGFQSLEDSGSSWRHQCPKCPRGFLHLENYLRHLKMHKLFLCLQCGKTFTQKKNLNRHIRGHMGIRPFQCMVCLKTFTAKSTLQDHLNIHSGDRPYKCHCCDMDFKHKSALKKHLTSVHGRSSSEKPNLNNITKVKIDYD